Proteins encoded together in one Rhodospirillaceae bacterium window:
- a CDS encoding aspartate aminotransferase family protein, with product MAEREQSPEKREMLAKSKQFWNPAKTQAWQDMGVDLVIDRREGYFLYDMSGRRLIDLHLNGGTYNIGHRHPELVEVLNRGTTRFDMGNHHFPSQGRTALAEMLARICGGDMHYTIYASGGAEAIDIALKTARNATQKRKILSIKNAYHGHTGLAVATGADRFKKIFLSDNPEEFIHVPFNDLNAMEDALRAKDIAALIMETIPATYGFPMPLPGYLQEVKKLCERYGALYIADEVQTGLMRCGEMWGYQRYGITPDILVTGKGISGGMYPIACVVVREPYAGWLKQDGFAHMSTMGGAELGCLVAMKTLEILERPMVKPMVNYISETFRNGLQEIMALYPDFFVGLRQCGVVMGLEFDFPEVAKPVMRHLYENGVWAIFSTLDPRVLQFKPGVLMSADLCAEVLERVERAVGLAYADCMGKGRQSHRAA from the coding sequence ATGGCCGAGCGAGAACAGAGTCCCGAAAAGCGCGAGATGCTCGCGAAATCGAAGCAGTTCTGGAATCCCGCCAAGACCCAGGCCTGGCAGGATATGGGCGTCGATCTGGTGATCGACCGGCGCGAGGGCTATTTCCTCTACGACATGTCAGGCCGCCGCCTCATCGACCTGCACCTCAATGGCGGCACCTATAATATCGGCCATCGCCATCCGGAACTGGTAGAGGTGCTGAATCGCGGCACCACCCGCTTCGACATGGGCAATCATCACTTCCCCTCGCAGGGTCGGACGGCGCTCGCCGAAATGCTGGCGCGGATCTGCGGCGGCGACATGCATTACACGATCTATGCCTCGGGTGGTGCCGAAGCCATCGACATCGCGCTCAAGACCGCGCGCAACGCCACGCAGAAGCGCAAGATTCTCTCGATCAAGAACGCCTATCACGGCCATACCGGCCTCGCGGTCGCGACCGGCGCCGACCGCTTCAAGAAGATCTTCCTCTCCGACAATCCGGAAGAATTCATCCATGTGCCGTTCAATGATCTGAACGCGATGGAAGATGCGCTGCGCGCCAAGGATATCGCGGCGTTGATCATGGAGACGATCCCCGCCACCTACGGCTTCCCGATGCCCTTGCCGGGTTACCTGCAGGAAGTGAAGAAGTTGTGCGAGCGCTATGGTGCGCTCTATATCGCCGACGAGGTGCAGACCGGGCTCATGCGCTGCGGCGAGATGTGGGGCTATCAGCGCTATGGCATCACGCCGGATATCCTGGTGACCGGCAAGGGTATTTCCGGCGGCATGTATCCCATCGCCTGTGTCGTCGTGCGCGAACCCTATGCCGGCTGGCTGAAGCAGGACGGCTTTGCCCATATGTCGACCATGGGCGGCGCCGAGCTTGGCTGCCTCGTCGCCATGAAGACATTGGAGATTCTCGAGCGGCCGATGGTGAAGCCGATGGTCAATTACATCTCGGAAACCTTCCGCAACGGGCTCCAAGAGATCATGGCGCTTTATCCGGATTTCTTCGTGGGCCTGCGGCAATGCGGCGTCGTCATGGGGCTGGAATTCGATTTCCCCGAAGTCGCCAAGCCGGTGATGAGGCATCTCTACGAGAACGGCGTCTGGGCCATCTTCTCGACGCTCGATCCCCGCGTCCTGCAGTTCAAGCCCGGCGTGCTGATGAGTGCCGATCTCTGTGCCGAAGTGCTGGAACGCGTCGAGCGCGCCGTCGGCCTTGCCTATGCGGACTGCATGGGCAAGGGGCGCCAGTCGCACCGCGCCGCGTGA
- a CDS encoding aldehyde dehydrogenase family protein translates to MLQSAEWAAAAFARFDRARVHAIARAAADAAFAQAGALADAAVAETGFGVAAHKKIKNELTSRGLFELYAQEDYCSARIKAELKMVELPRPAGIVFALTPSTNPVCSVFYKVLMALFTRNAIILSPHPMAKGCSVKAAKLMAAAAEAAGAPTGIIQVIEEPKLPLIEYFMSSPRVGVILATGGTPMVRSAYSSGNPAIGVGPGNAPVLVDESADVNEAAKRIVTSKAFDNSILCTNESVVLAVESIADRLQQALKSAGAYIAKPEEVAALRELLFGLGSFNVEVLGKSAVEIGARIGLRLPAQTQIILAEIDRIGIDEPLSKEKLCPVLGFLRVPHAQAGITQARALIRLSGAGHSAAIHSKHPATILKFGAAVKALRVVVNAPCSLGAAGYGTHLAPAFTIGTGFFGSSAVGENVGPQHLINWTRIAYNDDPKEVFGDFSGLDANAGGPALALGLEAPISLGRLQEGAEAAQSPLPQPQGSGGTLDEVALLREEIRRMVLEELRGAMRS, encoded by the coding sequence ATGCTGCAGAGTGCCGAATGGGCGGCGGCGGCGTTTGCGCGCTTCGACCGCGCTCGGGTCCATGCCATCGCACGCGCGGCAGCCGACGCGGCGTTCGCCCAGGCCGGCGCCCTCGCTGACGCAGCCGTTGCTGAAACCGGCTTCGGTGTCGCCGCTCACAAGAAGATCAAGAACGAGCTCACCTCGCGCGGCCTGTTCGAGCTCTATGCGCAGGAGGATTACTGTTCGGCGCGCATCAAGGCAGAGCTCAAGATGGTGGAGCTGCCGCGCCCGGCCGGCATCGTCTTTGCCCTCACCCCCTCCACCAACCCAGTCTGTAGCGTCTTCTACAAGGTGCTGATGGCGCTCTTCACGCGGAACGCCATCATCCTGTCGCCGCACCCGATGGCGAAGGGCTGCTCGGTCAAGGCGGCAAAGCTGATGGCGGCGGCGGCGGAAGCAGCAGGCGCCCCCACCGGCATCATCCAGGTGATCGAGGAGCCGAAGCTGCCGCTCATCGAATATTTCATGAGTTCGCCGCGGGTCGGTGTCATCCTTGCCACCGGCGGCACGCCGATGGTGCGCTCGGCCTACAGTTCGGGAAATCCGGCGATCGGCGTCGGCCCCGGCAACGCGCCGGTGCTGGTCGATGAGAGCGCCGATGTCAACGAAGCGGCCAAGCGCATCGTGACCTCGAAGGCGTTCGACAATTCGATCCTCTGCACCAATGAGAGCGTCGTGCTGGCGGTGGAGAGCATCGCCGACCGACTGCAACAGGCGCTGAAATCTGCGGGCGCCTATATCGCCAAGCCGGAGGAAGTGGCAGCGCTACGCGAGCTGCTGTTCGGCCTGGGTAGCTTCAATGTCGAGGTGTTGGGGAAATCGGCGGTCGAGATCGGCGCGCGCATCGGCTTGCGCCTGCCCGCACAAACTCAGATCATCCTCGCCGAGATCGACCGGATCGGCATCGACGAGCCGCTCTCCAAGGAAAAACTGTGCCCGGTGCTGGGCTTCCTGCGCGTGCCCCACGCCCAGGCCGGCATCACCCAAGCGCGCGCGCTCATAAGGCTTTCGGGGGCTGGCCATTCGGCGGCGATCCACAGCAAGCACCCGGCGACGATCCTGAAATTCGGTGCGGCGGTGAAGGCGCTCCGCGTCGTCGTCAATGCGCCCTGCAGCCTGGGCGCGGCCGGATACGGCACGCATCTCGCACCCGCCTTCACCATCGGCACCGGATTCTTCGGCTCATCCGCGGTGGGGGAGAATGTCGGCCCGCAGCACCTCATCAACTGGACGCGCATCGCCTATAACGACGATCCCAAGGAAGTGTTCGGCGATTTCAGCGGGCTCGATGCCAATGCCGGCGGACCGGCCTTGGCGCTGGGCCTCGAGGCACCCATCTCATTGGGGCGCCTGCAGGAAGGCGCCGAGGCGGCGCAGAGCCCCTTGCCGCAGCCGCAGGGTTCGGGTGGCACGCTCGATGAGGTGGCGCTGCTGCGCGAAGAGATCCGCCGCATGGTGTTGGAAGAACTCCGCGGCGCGATGCGGTCATGA
- a CDS encoding BMC domain-containing protein: MAELRSFIFIDQLQPQTLCYMASGMRGRLPRTLMAAQIIEVAPGLDIEALTDVALKHADVGGGMLVVERQFGYLEFHSRSTSAVKAAAEAVLDVLGARTEQALKPQILASKIVTRIDNGHAFLINRNKSGSMILAGESLFVLEMQPASYAILATNEAEKTADIKVIDYRMFGATGRVYLSGEESNVRMGAEAALAALEGAGA, translated from the coding sequence ATGGCCGAACTGCGCTCCTTCATCTTCATCGACCAGCTGCAGCCGCAGACGCTCTGCTATATGGCAAGCGGCATGCGCGGCCGCCTGCCCCGCACGCTGATGGCGGCCCAGATCATCGAAGTGGCGCCCGGCCTAGATATCGAGGCCCTGACCGACGTCGCCCTCAAGCATGCCGATGTCGGCGGCGGCATGCTGGTGGTGGAACGGCAGTTCGGCTATCTCGAGTTTCATTCGCGCTCGACCTCGGCGGTGAAGGCGGCGGCCGAAGCGGTGCTGGACGTGCTGGGCGCGCGCACGGAACAGGCGCTGAAGCCGCAGATCCTTGCCTCCAAGATCGTGACGCGCATCGATAACGGCCATGCCTTCCTCATCAACCGCAACAAATCGGGATCCATGATCCTGGCTGGAGAATCCTTGTTCGTCCTTGAAATGCAGCCGGCCTCCTATGCCATCCTCGCCACGAACGAGGCGGAGAAGACCGCCGATATCAAGGTGATCGACTACCGCATGTTCGGGGCGACGGGCCGCGTCTATCTCTCGGGCGAGGAATCCAATGTGCGCATGGGTGCCGAAGCCGCCCTCGCGGCTCTGGAGGGAGCTGGCGCATGA
- a CDS encoding EutN/CcmL family microcompartment protein: MIRGRVVGRYWATKKIEHIPSGAFLEVESLGGGRMIAFDVLGCGEGEDVLIVTGSTAASWLGGGKIPIDALIIGSLDETSKPKSK, from the coding sequence ATGATTCGCGGTCGGGTCGTGGGCCGGTATTGGGCCACCAAGAAAATCGAACATATTCCCTCAGGCGCCTTCCTCGAGGTCGAGAGCCTGGGCGGCGGACGCATGATCGCCTTTGACGTGTTGGGCTGCGGCGAGGGCGAGGATGTCCTCATCGTCACCGGCTCGACCGCGGCCTCATGGCTGGGCGGCGGCAAGATTCCCATCGACGCGCTCATCATCGGCTCGCTGGACGAGACGTCGAAACCGAAATCCAAGTAA
- a CDS encoding BMC domain-containing protein, whose product MSNAIGMIETRGFVAALAAADAMVKAANVTVVGREEVGDGLVAVIINGDVGAVKAATEAGAEAASSVGTLVSVHVIPRPHPDLGKHFSTATGK is encoded by the coding sequence ATGTCGAACGCCATCGGAATGATCGAGACTAGGGGTTTCGTCGCAGCGCTGGCCGCGGCAGATGCCATGGTCAAGGCCGCCAACGTCACCGTCGTCGGCCGCGAGGAAGTGGGTGACGGGCTGGTCGCCGTCATCATCAATGGCGATGTCGGTGCCGTGAAGGCCGCGACCGAAGCCGGTGCCGAGGCTGCGAGCAGCGTCGGCACGCTGGTCTCGGTCCATGTCATCCCGCGCCCGCATCCCGACCTCGGCAAGCATTTCTCGACCGCGACGGGGAAATAA
- a CDS encoding microcompartment protein gives MTELRVYLLVKDLARQFAAYMSTPTRARGYPPMQGEHSLIIEVAPALAIHRICDLALKSAPDMEPGLLYTERQYGILELHAADLDHLMETGDAILKGIGRKADDQLKPRTLYADIIENVADQHAIILNRTREASMLLPGKSLLVYELEPALFASVAANEAEKAAPGITLVDVQMIGASGRLFLSGTRKECERARDRIDEVLGGIIGRAAKG, from the coding sequence ATGACCGAACTGCGCGTCTATCTGTTGGTGAAGGATCTGGCCCGCCAGTTCGCGGCTTATATGTCGACGCCGACGCGGGCGCGGGGGTATCCGCCGATGCAGGGCGAGCATTCGCTGATCATCGAGGTGGCACCGGCCCTGGCCATCCACCGGATCTGCGATCTTGCGCTGAAATCGGCGCCGGACATGGAGCCGGGTCTTCTTTACACCGAACGGCAATACGGCATTCTCGAACTTCATGCCGCCGATCTCGATCACCTGATGGAAACGGGCGACGCCATCCTGAAAGGTATCGGGCGCAAGGCTGACGACCAGTTGAAGCCACGCACCCTTTATGCCGACATCATCGAGAATGTGGCCGACCAGCATGCCATCATCCTCAACCGCACCCGGGAAGCGTCCATGCTGCTGCCGGGGAAGTCGCTGCTGGTCTATGAGCTGGAGCCGGCTTTGTTCGCCTCGGTCGCCGCCAACGAGGCGGAGAAGGCGGCACCCGGCATTACGCTCGTCGATGTGCAGATGATCGGTGCCAGCGGGCGGCTTTTCCTGTCCGGCACACGCAAGGAATGCGAACGCGCCCGCGACCGCATCGACGAGGTGCTGGGCGGCATCATCGGCCGGGCGGCGAAGGGCTAG
- a CDS encoding branched-chain amino acid ABC transporter permease, with the protein MMNMRRDLLIGLVLALLVALLPTVIGMRYVITQATLFFIWAIVVLQWNLVLGIGGIFSLAQMALFAVGAYTTAMLGYYFALPMVIAMPLAALFTVLVSTIVGLACLRLKGPYVALLTLAVAQVLYLLIVNDTECFTNPASGCMPLFGGVRGFTRFGDLGFRDLFGSKWYVADYYVGLILLCLAAAFSIAIIRGPMGLAFQALRDNPGCAMARGVSRFKYQLWIFALSAFFTGLAGAFYAVHFAAVGPTAFSITTLLFLLSMIVVGGMGTVWGPVLGALILMLADEAMREFGDWRDIGLGVILAGFVILLPKGVLGSLQSLAASWRGGAPQG; encoded by the coding sequence CTGATGAACATGCGTCGCGATCTGCTCATCGGCCTCGTGCTGGCCCTGCTGGTGGCCTTGCTGCCGACCGTCATCGGCATGCGCTATGTCATCACCCAGGCGACCCTGTTCTTCATCTGGGCGATCGTCGTCCTGCAATGGAATCTGGTGCTGGGCATAGGCGGCATCTTCTCATTGGCGCAGATGGCGCTCTTTGCCGTGGGCGCCTACACCACGGCCATGCTCGGCTATTATTTCGCACTGCCGATGGTGATCGCCATGCCTCTGGCGGCGCTCTTCACCGTGCTGGTCAGCACGATCGTCGGTCTCGCCTGCCTGCGTCTCAAGGGCCCCTATGTGGCGCTCCTTACCCTTGCCGTGGCGCAGGTGCTCTATCTCCTCATCGTCAACGACACCGAATGCTTCACCAATCCGGCCTCGGGCTGCATGCCCCTGTTCGGCGGTGTGCGCGGCTTCACCCGCTTCGGCGATCTCGGCTTTCGCGACCTCTTCGGGTCGAAATGGTATGTGGCCGATTATTATGTCGGCCTCATCCTGCTGTGCCTCGCCGCGGCCTTCTCGATCGCCATCATCCGCGGACCGATGGGCCTTGCTTTCCAGGCGCTGCGCGACAATCCCGGCTGCGCGATGGCACGCGGTGTCAGCCGCTTCAAATACCAGCTCTGGATCTTCGCGCTCTCAGCCTTCTTCACCGGCCTGGCCGGCGCCTTCTACGCGGTGCATTTCGCGGCCGTGGGTCCCACCGCCTTCTCGATCACGACGCTGCTGTTCCTGCTCTCGATGATCGTGGTGGGCGGCATGGGCACGGTCTGGGGACCGGTGCTGGGCGCCCTCATCCTGATGCTGGCCGACGAAGCCATGCGCGAATTCGGCGACTGGCGCGATATCGGCCTCGGCGTGATCCTGGCTGGTTTCGTGATCCTGCTGCCCAAGGGGGTGCTGGGCAGCCTCCAGTCATTGGCCGCCAGCTGGCGCGGCGGCGCACCGCAAGGCTAG
- a CDS encoding branched-chain amino acid ABC transporter permease: MDVIVQIIASGLTMGAMYAISTIGLALVYGSLNMLNMSHGALLALGGYICYFAMSHLGLHPVLGLVAAMLVCGAVGLGIYYVAAQPMLRSANFETQIFIATIGIGAIIENVILRLFGPQPTPQPLNLSGAIVIGTVHIPNQNLLILGVALGLMAALAYLLQRTRLGRAIRATAQSREAAQLMGVRVGVVYAQVLALSGGLAAISGVMVSSLSSLLPNMGGDPMLKAFIICVVAGLGNVYGAVAAAIVLGLLEAFAQYMLGVRYSFAILLLLVIAVLIWRPYGLFGRRQVVRL, encoded by the coding sequence GTGGATGTCATTGTCCAGATCATCGCCTCGGGCCTCACCATGGGCGCGATGTATGCCATCTCGACCATCGGCCTGGCGCTGGTCTATGGCTCGCTCAACATGCTCAACATGTCTCATGGCGCGCTTTTGGCGCTGGGCGGTTACATCTGCTATTTCGCCATGAGCCATCTCGGCCTCCATCCGGTGCTGGGACTTGTCGCGGCGATGCTGGTCTGCGGTGCCGTGGGGCTTGGCATCTATTACGTCGCGGCCCAGCCGATGCTGCGCTCCGCCAATTTTGAAACGCAGATCTTCATTGCCACCATTGGCATCGGCGCCATCATCGAGAACGTGATCCTGCGCCTGTTCGGGCCGCAACCGACGCCCCAGCCGCTCAACCTCTCCGGCGCCATCGTCATCGGCACGGTCCATATTCCAAATCAGAATCTGCTCATTCTCGGCGTTGCCCTGGGCTTGATGGCGGCCCTTGCCTATCTCCTGCAGCGGACCCGCCTCGGCCGGGCCATCCGCGCCACCGCGCAAAGCCGCGAGGCGGCGCAGTTGATGGGTGTCCGGGTCGGTGTGGTCTATGCCCAGGTACTGGCCTTGTCCGGCGGCCTCGCCGCCATCTCCGGCGTGATGGTGAGCTCGCTCTCTAGCCTGCTGCCCAATATGGGCGGCGACCCGATGCTGAAAGCCTTCATCATCTGCGTGGTGGCGGGTCTCGGCAATGTCTATGGCGCGGTCGCCGCCGCCATCGTGCTGGGTCTCCTCGAAGCCTTCGCTCAATACATGCTCGGTGTCCGCTACAGCTTCGCCATCCTGCTGCTGCTGGTGATCGCGGTCCTCATTTGGCGCCCCTATGGCCTGTTCGGCCGCAGGCAAGTGGTGCGCCTCTGA
- a CDS encoding ATP-binding cassette domain-containing protein, whose protein sequence is MGNLLTLQNVTAGYGSQTVLRDISLNLVEGGLTAIIGPNGHGKTTLLRAISGLLPLRAGQISLGGLVLTGMRPDEIVAAGIIHVPQGDMLFPEMTVLENLLMGAYLPEAAAESARRLDEVFALLPKLKERRGQVASTLSGGERRMVGIGRGLMGGGRLLMLDEPSLGLAPIVIDQIYDVIGELASAGRSILVVEENAARVADKAALITLLDNGQLVWTGQGAELMARPESVETYLGA, encoded by the coding sequence ATGGGCAATCTCCTCACCCTGCAGAACGTCACCGCCGGCTATGGCAGCCAGACCGTGCTGCGCGACATTTCGCTCAATCTCGTCGAGGGTGGCCTCACCGCCATCATCGGCCCCAATGGCCACGGCAAGACGACCCTGCTGCGGGCCATCTCCGGCCTGCTGCCCTTGCGCGCGGGGCAAATCTCGCTCGGCGGATTGGTCCTCACAGGAATGCGGCCAGACGAGATCGTGGCGGCCGGCATCATCCATGTGCCGCAGGGCGACATGCTGTTTCCGGAAATGACCGTGCTCGAAAATCTCCTGATGGGTGCCTATCTGCCCGAGGCGGCCGCGGAAAGCGCGCGACGCCTCGATGAAGTCTTCGCCCTGCTGCCGAAGTTGAAGGAACGCCGCGGCCAGGTTGCCAGCACCCTTTCCGGCGGCGAGCGGCGCATGGTCGGCATCGGCCGCGGCCTCATGGGCGGCGGCCGGCTGCTGATGCTGGACGAACCCTCGCTGGGCCTGGCCCCCATCGTCATCGACCAGATCTATGACGTGATCGGCGAGCTGGCTTCGGCCGGCAGGTCGATCCTGGTGGTGGAGGAGAATGCCGCCCGCGTTGCCGACAAGGCAGCCCTCATCACGCTCCTCGATAACGGCCAGCTGGTCTGGACCGGGCAGGGGGCCGAACTGATGGCGCGCCCCGAAAGCGTCGAAACCTATCTCGGAGCCTGA
- a CDS encoding ABC transporter ATP-binding protein has translation MGTAVGEPLLVCRNVSKHFGALTAVNNLSFELMPGEVLGIGGPNGAGKTTLFEAISGLNPASAGEILFQGRNITHLRPEALCHAGIARTFQLNAGFDSLTVRGNVEVAAYFGRRNRLIPGIRIGRDVAELVDEALAAVGLTGKDDQIVGRLPVLDRKLLMLAGALASQPTLLLMDEPVGGLNPKEIDHVMGVVRAIAARGITIILIEHVMRFLVQLSSRVLIMHHGEKIYEGRPEGLIQDRNVVDVYLGEGASRRLGALLEERA, from the coding sequence ATGGGGACGGCTGTCGGTGAGCCCTTGCTCGTCTGTCGGAATGTGAGCAAGCATTTTGGGGCGCTGACGGCCGTCAACAATCTCAGCTTCGAGCTGATGCCGGGCGAGGTGCTCGGCATCGGCGGTCCCAACGGCGCCGGCAAGACAACCTTGTTCGAGGCCATCTCCGGCCTCAACCCGGCCAGTGCCGGCGAGATCCTGTTCCAGGGCCGCAACATCACCCATCTGCGGCCCGAAGCCCTGTGCCATGCCGGCATCGCCCGCACCTTCCAATTGAATGCTGGCTTCGACAGCCTGACCGTGCGCGGCAATGTCGAGGTGGCGGCCTATTTCGGGCGCCGCAACCGCCTCATCCCCGGCATCCGCATCGGCCGCGACGTGGCGGAACTGGTCGATGAAGCGCTGGCAGCGGTTGGCCTCACCGGCAAGGACGACCAGATCGTCGGACGCCTGCCTGTGCTCGACCGTAAGCTCCTCATGCTCGCCGGTGCCCTGGCCAGCCAGCCCACGCTTTTGCTGATGGACGAACCGGTGGGTGGCCTCAACCCCAAGGAAATCGACCATGTGATGGGTGTCGTGCGCGCCATCGCCGCGCGTGGCATCACCATCATCCTTATCGAACATGTGATGCGCTTCCTGGTCCAGCTCTCCAGCCGCGTCCTCATCATGCATCACGGCGAAAAAATCTATGAGGGCAGGCCCGAAGGCCTCATCCAGGACCGCAACGTGGTCGACGTCTATCTCGGCGAAGGTGCCTCGCGCAGGCTCGGCGCCCTTCTCGAGGAGCGCGCCTGA